The Sulfurospirillum diekertiae genomic sequence GATACCAATTTCACGCTCAAGTATGCCACCCCTCCACATAGGGTCCATACCAATGTAGTGGTTGATCGTATTCATTTCATGCACTTCACCACTAAATCCATCAAAGTGAAAAAAGACAGGTATACCTTCAGGAAACGCTTCTTTTGGATAGTTTGGGGCTTCAAGAGAACATGACCAAATAGGAAATGAAGCTACGCCGATTTCTGAAGAACTCCCAATCATTTTTTCCAAATTATTATGGGCTTCTTTGGGGGTAGAAGTACTTTTATACCTACCTTGATTGTAGATTCCCCAAACCATCTTTTGGAAAGATGAAATGTCTTCTTTTTTCCCACTATCAATTTTGTTCAGTACCCCATGAAAACTGATCATGGGGAATGTAAATGATAGCGTCATAATCACCAATGCGATACCCGCAAATATTTTTGATTTTAGTAAACTTTGATTCATCTTTTCTCCTTAATATCC encodes the following:
- a CDS encoding cytochrome C — translated: MNQSLLKSKIFAGIALVIMTLSFTFPMISFHGVLNKIDSGKKEDISSFQKMVWGIYNQGRYKSTSTPKEAHNNLEKMIGSSSEIGVASFPIWSCSLEAPNYPKEAFPEGIPVFFHFDGFSGEVHEMNTINHYIGMDPMWRGGILEREIGIYALLFLSLIVVYFIAYNHKLCNYLMLIPTSLPLLFIADYSYWLYWFGHNLHDWGAFKIKPFMPTVFGDGKVAQFTTHSYPAIGFYCLALIGIFSLLALLSRNKANKESGK